In the Pseudonocardia cypriaca genome, one interval contains:
- a CDS encoding glycosyltransferase family 2 protein, translating to MTSPLPDVGAPVSGSTQPVFSILTSVYRTEAYFPETIESVRAQTLQDWELVVVDNGMSDEVVRIVEKYSDDPRIRLVRQENNGLGGGIDAAAAVARGRYYAVLDSDDLLMPTFCERTAAILDARPEIDVVGIDAYLFEDEDGQDQIRSYRQSVGIRTPAELEHPIGLVEMIGGNVLYYTAAIRAEAWARGGGYSCDTPKVEDLAMFLRMLAADCDIRCLPERLARYRLRADSFSRDPAQVDAFEASLERAFLNAQSLTDAPDVQQALDRSLRKLRFDQAMRRARKALIDSDIPTARRQARRAFEQRRSVRPAAVYAGLLLAPGILRNVHPAKQWLSGTAATLTRRGRALLRPST from the coding sequence GTGACTTCACCGCTCCCCGACGTGGGCGCTCCCGTGTCCGGCTCGACCCAGCCGGTGTTCAGCATCCTGACCTCCGTGTACCGGACCGAGGCCTACTTCCCGGAGACAATCGAGTCGGTCCGCGCCCAGACATTGCAGGACTGGGAGCTCGTCGTCGTCGACAACGGGATGTCGGACGAGGTCGTGCGCATCGTCGAGAAGTACTCCGACGACCCCCGCATCCGGCTGGTGCGCCAGGAGAACAACGGTCTCGGCGGCGGAATCGACGCGGCGGCCGCGGTGGCGCGCGGGCGCTACTACGCGGTACTCGACAGCGACGACCTGCTCATGCCGACGTTCTGCGAGCGCACCGCCGCGATCCTCGACGCGCGCCCCGAGATCGACGTCGTCGGGATCGACGCGTACCTCTTCGAGGACGAGGACGGGCAGGACCAGATCCGCAGCTACCGGCAGTCCGTCGGGATCCGCACGCCTGCCGAACTCGAACACCCCATCGGGCTCGTCGAGATGATCGGCGGGAACGTCCTCTACTACACGGCGGCGATCCGGGCCGAGGCGTGGGCGAGGGGCGGCGGGTACAGCTGCGACACCCCCAAGGTCGAGGACCTCGCGATGTTCCTGCGGATGCTCGCCGCCGACTGCGACATCCGGTGTCTGCCCGAGCGGCTCGCCCGCTACCGGCTACGTGCCGACTCCTTCTCCCGTGACCCCGCTCAGGTCGACGCGTTCGAGGCCAGCCTCGAGCGGGCGTTCCTCAACGCCCAGTCGCTCACCGACGCGCCCGACGTGCAGCAGGCGCTGGACCGCAGCCTCCGCAAGCTGCGTTTCGACCAGGCGATGCGGCGCGCACGGAAGGCGCTGATCGACTCCGACATCCCGACCGCACGGCGGCAGGCGCGTCGGGCGTTCGAGCAGCGCCGCTCGGTGCGTCCCGCGGCGGTCTACGCGGGTCTCCTGCTGGCGCCGGGAATCCTGCGCAATGTGCACCCGGCGAAGCAGTGGCTGAGCGGCACCGCGGCCACGCTCACGCGGCGCGGGAGAGCGCTGCTGCGCCCGTCCACGTGA
- a CDS encoding oligosaccharide flippase family protein produces the protein MTARVPALGSVLRRGAALSVLALGAVQVITFGQTLVLARLLTPAEVGAFAAGTALGLVLMVFAEGALTQALIQRDGDVRDAADTVFWATLGGAVLAALAVVTASPLIADLFGDPVAGTVAAATAGALVLHSLTHVPEALMQRRLDFRRRIVVDPIGAVVFAGVAVAMAAAGWGVWALVVAQYAMVGACVLAGFLLSGWRPGGGRLSLRLWWAMVTYAFPLVLGSLVERGRDAVEIAIVGRALDASAVGNYRYGRRIAVLPATVVVEAGGFVLFPAFARLAGDPERVREAFLRALTWIWFCALPVAAALAVFGEALAVLLLGEPWRGAGVVLTAMAGFGLGQAVNAVTTEVLKGVGRSARINWMTGAGLVSGVGLLILLVPLGLPGVGLAVSGSALVVALAGLALVRSVVGVPGRALVGRMLPPAAAALVAMGSVGYLERTVVHAGTWPVPAGLVLVAGEALLLGAIYLAALHVVAPGLARAVREAARAWGKHAKQS, from the coding sequence GTGACCGCCCGCGTCCCGGCGCTCGGGTCCGTCCTGCGGCGGGGCGCCGCCCTCTCCGTGCTGGCCCTCGGCGCGGTCCAGGTGATCACGTTCGGGCAGACGCTCGTCCTCGCGCGCCTGCTCACCCCCGCCGAGGTCGGCGCGTTCGCCGCGGGTACGGCCCTCGGCCTCGTCCTGATGGTGTTCGCCGAGGGAGCGCTCACCCAGGCTCTGATCCAGCGGGACGGCGACGTGCGCGACGCCGCCGACACCGTCTTCTGGGCGACGCTCGGTGGCGCCGTGCTGGCCGCACTCGCGGTGGTCACTGCCAGCCCGCTGATCGCGGACCTGTTCGGCGATCCGGTGGCGGGCACCGTCGCGGCCGCGACGGCCGGGGCCCTCGTGCTGCACTCGCTCACGCACGTGCCGGAGGCGCTGATGCAGCGGCGCCTCGACTTCCGCAGGCGGATCGTCGTGGACCCCATCGGCGCCGTGGTGTTCGCCGGCGTCGCCGTGGCCATGGCGGCGGCGGGCTGGGGCGTGTGGGCGCTGGTGGTCGCCCAGTACGCCATGGTCGGCGCGTGCGTGCTCGCCGGCTTCCTGCTCTCCGGCTGGCGACCGGGGGGCGGCAGGCTCTCGCTGCGGCTCTGGTGGGCCATGGTGACCTACGCCTTCCCGCTCGTCCTCGGCTCGCTCGTCGAGCGTGGGCGGGACGCGGTGGAGATCGCCATCGTCGGTCGTGCCCTGGACGCGAGCGCTGTCGGGAACTACCGCTACGGACGCAGGATCGCGGTCCTGCCGGCCACGGTTGTCGTGGAAGCCGGGGGCTTCGTGCTGTTCCCGGCCTTCGCGCGGCTCGCCGGTGACCCGGAACGGGTCCGCGAGGCGTTCCTCAGGGCTCTGACCTGGATCTGGTTCTGTGCGCTCCCCGTGGCCGCCGCGCTCGCCGTCTTCGGCGAGGCGCTCGCCGTGCTGCTGCTCGGCGAACCGTGGCGGGGCGCGGGGGTGGTGCTCACCGCGATGGCCGGTTTCGGGCTGGGGCAGGCCGTGAACGCGGTCACCACCGAGGTGCTGAAGGGCGTCGGGAGGTCCGCCCGGATCAACTGGATGACCGGAGCCGGCCTCGTCAGCGGGGTCGGCCTGCTCATCTTGCTGGTGCCGTTGGGCCTGCCGGGCGTCGGTCTCGCGGTCTCGGGAAGCGCCCTCGTGGTGGCGCTCGCCGGGCTCGCGCTGGTCCGCTCCGTCGTCGGTGTGCCCGGGCGCGCGCTCGTCGGCCGGATGCTGCCTCCCGCGGCCGCGGCTCTGGTGGCGATGGGGTCGGTCGGGTACCTGGAGCGGACGGTGGTGCACGCAGGCACGTGGCCGGTGCCCGCGGGGCTCGTCCTGGTCGCCGGGGAGGCGTTGCTCCTCGGCGCGATCTATCTCGCCGCGCTCCACGTGGTCGCGCCGGGCCTCGCCCGCGCGGTGCGGGAGGCGGCACGGGCGTGGGGGAAGCATGCGAAACAGAGCTGA
- a CDS encoding polysaccharide deacetylase family protein: MRNRADRLLVLGYHNVESTWFWPNRPGAGIATFARQMRVLHRIANVVPLEDALDALAAGHPLPPRAVALTFDDGYRDNLELAAPVLRGYGMPATIYLVPGFLAGEQHAWWERLGWAVRRARGRRLRLAGHELLLGDDGNVAALRAVEALVKRMTHDERMKAVEQLVEDLRPRGEYRADELFLDWDDARGLAPAGMTVGSHTLAHAILGRETAADQRVDLRESRRLLQRELGAEVATLAYPNGTRADYDDATFAAAREAGYSHALTAWGGAVPAGASPYEITRTMVSTSTGAARFAAKILKQLA, translated from the coding sequence ATGCGAAACAGAGCTGACCGGCTGCTGGTGCTCGGCTACCACAACGTGGAGTCGACCTGGTTCTGGCCGAACCGGCCGGGCGCCGGCATCGCGACGTTCGCCCGGCAGATGCGCGTCCTCCATCGCATCGCGAACGTCGTGCCGCTCGAGGACGCGCTGGACGCGCTCGCGGCGGGCCACCCGCTCCCGCCGCGCGCGGTCGCCCTCACCTTCGACGACGGATACCGCGACAACCTCGAGCTCGCCGCGCCCGTGCTGCGCGGATACGGAATGCCCGCCACGATCTACCTCGTGCCGGGCTTCCTGGCGGGGGAGCAGCACGCCTGGTGGGAACGACTGGGCTGGGCGGTCCGCCGGGCCCGCGGGCGCAGGCTGCGGCTGGCCGGGCACGAGCTCCTACTGGGCGACGACGGGAACGTCGCCGCCCTGCGTGCCGTCGAGGCGCTCGTGAAGCGGATGACGCACGATGAGCGCATGAAAGCGGTCGAGCAGCTCGTCGAGGACCTACGACCACGCGGCGAGTACCGCGCCGACGAGCTCTTCCTGGACTGGGACGACGCACGCGGGCTCGCCCCGGCGGGGATGACGGTCGGCTCCCACACGCTCGCGCACGCGATCCTGGGCCGCGAGACCGCCGCCGACCAGCGCGTGGACCTGCGCGAGTCCCGCCGGCTGCTGCAGCGGGAGCTGGGGGCGGAGGTCGCCACCCTCGCCTACCCCAACGGCACGCGGGCCGACTACGACGACGCGACGTTCGCGGCGGCGCGGGAGGCCGGCTACTCGCACGCGCTGACGGCATGGGGCGGCGCGGTGCCGGCGGGCGCGTCGCCGTACGAGATCACCAGGACCATGGTCTCGACCTCGACCGGCGCCGCCCGGTTCGCGGCGAAGATCCTCAAGCAGCTGGCGTAG
- a CDS encoding polysaccharide pyruvyl transferase family protein, which yields MTRSGAELRIVVQNGEYWLSNKGDLAMLDVTLRRLHQRWPTAHLGVLTSAPLLLRAFAPAAEPLTVTGRGAWPRSGIAARLASRLGPGVAGPPSIAWLSARDRVDAYRQRFLTRMGARRSSAPGWVPAAASDATLVLAIGGGYLTDVDAEQVHRTLDLLEHAADRGIPTAMVGQGLGPLDDPVLRDRARAVLPRVDLIALREGRRGPGLLAELGVPAERVVITGDDAIELGHAARRDEPGSDIGLCLRAAGYSPVARAARASVARAVTALATENGSTIRPLIISEYHSEDRRSTLPLVSGVPRVAPVLGRYATPHELAGRVAHCRVLVTGAYHLAVFALSQGIPVVGLSSSRYYDDKLHGLRDMFEGGLEPIRLDDPDLDRRLGRAVRSAWDRAGEVREPLRARAREQIDASRQAFERVYALVERADRVANPA from the coding sequence GTGACGAGATCGGGGGCCGAGTTGCGGATCGTGGTCCAGAACGGCGAGTACTGGCTGTCCAACAAGGGCGATCTGGCGATGCTCGACGTCACCCTGCGCCGCCTGCACCAGCGGTGGCCGACGGCGCACCTCGGGGTGCTCACGAGCGCCCCGCTGTTGCTGCGCGCGTTCGCGCCGGCTGCCGAGCCGCTCACCGTGACAGGCCGAGGGGCGTGGCCGAGATCCGGCATCGCGGCACGGCTCGCGTCCCGCCTCGGTCCGGGCGTGGCCGGTCCCCCGTCGATCGCCTGGCTGTCCGCCCGGGACCGGGTGGACGCCTATCGGCAGCGCTTCCTGACCCGGATGGGCGCGCGCCGGTCGTCCGCTCCGGGCTGGGTCCCCGCCGCGGCTTCCGACGCCACTCTGGTGCTGGCGATCGGTGGCGGCTACCTGACCGACGTCGACGCCGAGCAGGTGCACCGCACGCTCGACCTGCTCGAACACGCCGCCGACCGCGGCATCCCCACGGCGATGGTCGGGCAGGGACTCGGCCCGCTCGACGACCCCGTGCTGCGGGACCGGGCCCGCGCCGTGCTCCCGCGCGTCGACCTGATCGCGCTGCGCGAGGGGAGGAGGGGCCCCGGATTGCTCGCCGAGCTCGGCGTCCCGGCCGAGCGGGTCGTGATCACGGGCGACGACGCGATCGAGCTGGGCCACGCCGCGCGCCGCGACGAGCCGGGTTCGGACATCGGCCTCTGTCTGAGGGCCGCCGGGTACTCGCCGGTGGCGCGGGCCGCCCGGGCTTCGGTGGCCCGCGCAGTCACGGCGCTCGCGACCGAGAACGGCAGCACGATCCGCCCGCTGATCATCTCCGAGTACCACTCCGAGGACCGCCGATCCACCCTCCCCCTCGTCTCCGGGGTCCCCCGGGTCGCCCCCGTACTGGGCCGCTACGCCACCCCGCACGAGCTCGCCGGCCGGGTGGCGCACTGCCGCGTGCTCGTCACCGGCGCCTACCACCTCGCGGTGTTCGCACTGTCGCAGGGCATCCCGGTCGTCGGCCTCAGCTCGTCCCGCTACTACGACGACAAGCTCCACGGCCTGCGCGACATGTTCGAGGGCGGGCTCGAGCCGATCCGGCTGGACGACCCGGACCTCGACCGCCGCCTCGGACGGGCCGTCCGCTCCGCATGGGACCGAGCAGGCGAGGTCCGTGAGCCCTTGCGCGCGCGGGCCCGGGAGCAGATCGACGCGAGCCGGCAAGCGTTCGAGCGCGTCTACGCCCTGGTCGAGCGCGCCGACCGGGTGGCCAACCCCGCCTGA
- a CDS encoding GNAT family N-acetyltransferase has product MATRFYLRPVRRVFDDTRHHAVRRTWGVRLGPQPVMGHEIVLRSPRFGDAEQWRRVRTRERERIEPWWASSPLTWEERHADAQWASDLLQARREARAGRALPLVVEIDGQLAGQCSLEWIAPHTSTAEMGIWMDSRWARRGLSPVAAAMMVDYAVFDLGLHRLIAPIGAGNAAAIAGARKLGMRFEGTMSGFLDVGGVRRDHQLWALTREGIPAGGLAAAMLQSAMDRGPACDADLSGRPPVVRRHVSRRTGD; this is encoded by the coding sequence GTGGCGACGCGGTTCTACCTCCGGCCGGTACGGCGGGTGTTCGACGACACGCGCCACCACGCCGTGCGGCGAACCTGGGGCGTACGGCTCGGCCCGCAGCCGGTGATGGGGCACGAGATCGTGCTGCGGAGCCCACGCTTCGGGGACGCGGAGCAGTGGCGCCGGGTCCGCACGCGGGAGCGGGAGCGCATCGAACCGTGGTGGGCCTCCTCGCCGCTCACCTGGGAGGAGCGGCACGCCGACGCGCAGTGGGCCAGCGACCTGCTGCAGGCCAGGCGGGAGGCCCGGGCCGGGCGCGCACTCCCGCTCGTCGTCGAGATCGACGGGCAGCTGGCGGGCCAGTGCAGCCTCGAGTGGATCGCCCCGCACACGAGCACCGCCGAAATGGGCATCTGGATGGACTCCCGGTGGGCGCGCCGAGGGCTGTCCCCCGTGGCGGCGGCGATGATGGTGGATTACGCGGTCTTCGACCTCGGCCTGCACCGGCTGATCGCGCCGATCGGCGCGGGCAACGCCGCCGCGATCGCGGGCGCCCGCAAGCTCGGGATGCGGTTCGAGGGCACGATGTCCGGGTTCCTCGACGTCGGCGGCGTCCGGCGCGACCACCAGCTGTGGGCACTCACCCGCGAGGGCATCCCTGCGGGCGGCCTCGCTGCGGCGATGCTGCAGTCCGCTATGGACCGGGGTCCGGCATGTGATGCCGATCTCAGCGGTCGGCCCCCGGTCGTGCGCCGTCACGTTTCCCGCCGGACCGGCGACTAG
- a CDS encoding heparinase II/III family protein encodes MNRLGWYWSRVRAMSAPELAWRVQRVISETAAPALRHAQRTRDVDSSYWEGTFAGFRDAVGRPVLLDRARAADLANRFPAEAAAVVAAADECRAGRFAFFGQEPVDLGPGPIDWQVDPRSGFRWPAVAANRLDHRTAAADPKWIWELNRLQHLPWLAQAWLFTGDRAYADAALDQLDGWLEQNPVGHGIAWRGAFEVGVRALSVTIALQGLRDAPSLTRERYARAVSMLSRCAPLLWRQRSRFSSANNHLVGEMAGLAAIAILHPEIPGARRWEARALGVLAREAGRQILPDGAGAEQSTVYQQFCSDLFLVPAALVRLRGDQPPQPVLDGLQRGARYLRALLGDGDPLPRYGDDDGGIALRLLPDQVPDVHRHLAAVSALLGEAAADLAAAWLGGSGGAAVPAPGERELYAADGGLVVMRREDRRITVDTGPLGYLSIAAHGHADALSVTVTAGGRDLVGDPGTGSYYAEPAWRRAFRGTRAHATVAVDDEDQSVPGGPFLWVRHANTTVRSVDLERGIVEAEHDGYTRLAEPVTHRRYVVAPRGQNSVLVVDLLTGEGEHRVRTAWPLHPELDVRTADDTHLVTRDGRPVLQIASAVGTPWAVRGDEETRLGWWSPRFEAWEPAWLVGTVLEAARLPAVVVTVLTVSQLADPVVEGLTVGGTDVIEVCWTEREGDARVARSVALDPAVPGAVTVGTPHDTATRAH; translated from the coding sequence ATGAACCGCCTCGGTTGGTACTGGTCGCGGGTCCGGGCCATGAGCGCGCCGGAGCTGGCGTGGCGGGTGCAGCGCGTCATCTCCGAGACGGCCGCGCCCGCGCTGCGGCACGCGCAGCGAACCCGTGACGTCGACAGCTCGTACTGGGAGGGCACCTTCGCGGGGTTCCGCGATGCCGTCGGCCGGCCCGTACTGCTCGATCGCGCGCGGGCCGCCGACCTGGCCAACCGGTTCCCCGCCGAGGCAGCCGCTGTCGTCGCCGCAGCTGACGAGTGCCGCGCCGGCCGGTTCGCCTTCTTCGGACAGGAGCCGGTAGATCTCGGTCCGGGGCCGATCGACTGGCAGGTCGACCCGCGCTCCGGCTTCCGCTGGCCCGCGGTAGCGGCCAACCGGCTCGACCACCGCACCGCGGCCGCCGACCCGAAGTGGATCTGGGAGCTCAACCGGCTCCAGCACCTGCCGTGGCTCGCTCAGGCATGGCTCTTCACCGGCGACCGCGCCTACGCCGACGCAGCACTCGACCAGCTCGACGGGTGGCTGGAGCAGAACCCCGTGGGCCACGGCATCGCGTGGCGGGGAGCGTTCGAGGTCGGGGTGCGCGCGCTGTCGGTCACGATCGCGCTCCAAGGCCTCCGCGACGCGCCCTCGCTGACTCGGGAGCGGTATGCCCGGGCCGTCAGCATGCTCAGCCGTTGTGCGCCGCTGCTCTGGCGGCAGCGCTCGCGGTTCAGCTCCGCCAACAACCATCTCGTGGGCGAGATGGCCGGGCTCGCCGCCATCGCGATCCTGCACCCGGAGATCCCGGGGGCGCGGCGCTGGGAGGCGAGGGCGCTCGGCGTGCTGGCCAGGGAGGCAGGCCGGCAGATCCTGCCCGACGGCGCAGGGGCCGAGCAGTCCACCGTGTACCAGCAGTTCTGTTCGGACCTGTTCCTGGTGCCGGCCGCCCTGGTGCGGCTGCGTGGGGACCAGCCGCCCCAGCCCGTCCTCGACGGCCTGCAACGGGGCGCGCGCTACCTGCGCGCCCTCCTCGGCGACGGCGACCCGCTGCCCCGCTACGGCGACGACGACGGCGGAATCGCCCTGCGGCTGCTCCCGGACCAGGTCCCCGACGTGCACCGGCACCTCGCGGCGGTCTCCGCGTTGCTCGGCGAGGCAGCGGCCGACCTGGCCGCGGCCTGGCTCGGCGGGTCCGGCGGCGCCGCTGTGCCTGCTCCGGGCGAGAGGGAGCTGTACGCGGCCGACGGCGGGCTGGTCGTGATGCGCCGGGAGGACCGCAGGATCACGGTGGACACCGGCCCCCTCGGTTACCTGTCGATCGCGGCGCACGGCCATGCCGACGCCCTGTCCGTCACCGTGACCGCAGGCGGCCGCGACCTCGTCGGCGATCCCGGCACCGGCAGCTACTACGCCGAGCCGGCTTGGCGGCGGGCCTTCCGCGGCACGCGGGCGCACGCCACCGTCGCCGTCGACGACGAGGACCAGTCGGTTCCCGGCGGGCCGTTCCTCTGGGTACGCCACGCGAACACGACCGTCCGGTCGGTCGACCTGGAGCGCGGGATCGTCGAGGCCGAACACGACGGCTACACGCGGCTCGCCGAACCCGTGACCCACCGCCGCTACGTCGTCGCGCCGCGGGGGCAGAACTCCGTCCTGGTCGTCGACCTGCTCACCGGCGAGGGCGAACACCGCGTCCGCACCGCGTGGCCGCTACACCCCGAGCTCGACGTGCGGACTGCCGACGACACCCACCTCGTCACCCGTGACGGCCGGCCGGTGCTGCAGATCGCGTCCGCGGTCGGCACGCCGTGGGCAGTGCGGGGGGACGAGGAGACCCGGCTCGGGTGGTGGTCGCCCCGGTTCGAGGCGTGGGAGCCGGCCTGGCTGGTGGGTACGGTGCTGGAGGCCGCGCGGCTGCCGGCCGTGGTGGTGACCGTGCTGACGGTCTCCCAGCTCGCCGACCCCGTCGTCGAAGGGCTCACGGTCGGCGGGACGGACGTGATCGAGGTGTGCTGGACCGAGCGCGAGGGGGATGCGCGGGTGGCGCGGTCGGTCGCCCTCGATCCGGCGGTGCCGGGCGCCGTGACCGTCGGGACGCCCCACGACACCGCGACTCGCGCGCACTGA
- a CDS encoding oligosaccharide flippase family protein, which translates to MTAGTTPGAPALGGKIKRVAAASAAAMFVGEAVSLVQTIVLARLLTPAEVGLFAAGTVLTMFLSDMSESGLRAGLVQRERDVADAAETVFRGTIVTGLLMSLGAFAAAPLVGIAFDDAAAGAVAAVCSGALFLHALTNVPEAMLQRQFSVKRRLVVGPLVSISFAVTAITLALLGYGVWSLVAGSYVSYVVWLAGLWAITDWRPGRGRATWRMWRELVRYGFPVTVNFVGARAQQAIEAVAVGRGLSTTDLGFYRYATRISRLPVNAIVDIVANALFPAFSRMAEDRERMRASYLRALGAVTVFAVVVSGLIIAAGEAAVVVLLGEPWRAAGAAVVAMAGLGIGKAFVCVSEEAIKGSGRTRMLNWLTGTEFVVGVASLVLIIPFGLLGVGLAISTTALTAGVVGLNLSRSAAGVSGRDMVSVIVPPLAAGAVAVAAVFALEHHVLHSDTHGLLIGFLLLVVDLLAFLAVYAAALAVVARATLRTVVLPLVKGRR; encoded by the coding sequence GTGACCGCGGGGACGACTCCGGGTGCGCCCGCGCTCGGCGGCAAGATCAAGCGGGTGGCCGCCGCGTCGGCGGCGGCGATGTTCGTCGGCGAGGCGGTCTCGCTGGTGCAGACGATCGTGCTGGCGCGGTTGCTCACGCCGGCCGAGGTAGGCCTGTTCGCCGCGGGCACGGTCCTCACGATGTTCCTCTCCGACATGTCCGAGAGCGGCCTGCGAGCCGGACTCGTGCAGCGGGAGCGGGACGTGGCCGACGCGGCGGAGACCGTCTTCCGCGGCACGATCGTCACGGGCCTGCTGATGTCGCTGGGGGCATTCGCCGCCGCGCCGCTCGTCGGCATCGCCTTCGACGACGCCGCGGCCGGAGCCGTCGCGGCGGTCTGCTCGGGCGCGCTCTTCCTGCACGCGCTCACGAACGTGCCCGAGGCGATGCTGCAACGCCAGTTCAGCGTCAAGCGCAGGCTCGTGGTCGGGCCCCTGGTGTCGATCAGCTTCGCCGTCACCGCGATCACGCTCGCGCTCCTGGGGTACGGCGTGTGGAGCCTGGTGGCCGGCTCCTACGTCTCCTACGTCGTGTGGCTCGCGGGCCTGTGGGCGATCACCGACTGGCGGCCGGGCCGCGGCCGGGCGACCTGGCGGATGTGGCGGGAGCTGGTCCGCTACGGCTTCCCGGTGACCGTGAACTTCGTCGGGGCCCGTGCGCAGCAGGCGATCGAGGCCGTGGCGGTCGGGCGTGGGCTATCCACCACGGACCTCGGCTTCTACCGCTACGCCACGCGGATCTCGCGGCTGCCTGTCAACGCGATCGTGGACATCGTCGCGAACGCCCTGTTCCCCGCCTTTTCTCGGATGGCGGAGGACCGGGAGCGAATGCGCGCGAGCTACCTGCGGGCGCTCGGCGCGGTCACGGTCTTCGCCGTCGTCGTCTCCGGGTTGATCATCGCCGCCGGCGAGGCCGCCGTCGTCGTCCTGCTCGGCGAGCCGTGGCGCGCCGCCGGGGCAGCAGTCGTCGCGATGGCCGGACTGGGCATCGGCAAGGCGTTCGTGTGCGTGAGCGAGGAGGCCATCAAGGGATCCGGCAGGACCCGGATGCTCAACTGGCTGACCGGCACCGAGTTCGTCGTCGGCGTCGCGAGCCTGGTGCTGATCATCCCGTTCGGCCTGCTCGGCGTCGGCCTGGCGATATCCACCACCGCGCTCACCGCCGGTGTGGTCGGCCTGAACCTGTCCCGATCCGCGGCGGGTGTCAGCGGCCGGGACATGGTTTCGGTGATCGTGCCGCCGCTCGCGGCCGGTGCCGTCGCGGTCGCGGCCGTCTTCGCGCTCGAGCACCACGTCCTGCACTCCGACACCCACGGCCTGCTGATCGGGTTCCTGCTGCTCGTCGTCGACCTGCTCGCGTTCCTTGCCGTGTACGCGGCGGCGCTGGCGGTCGTGGCGCGCGCGACGCTGCGCACGGTCGTGCTGCCCCTCGTCAAAGGTCGGCGCTAG
- a CDS encoding DUF4038 domain-containing protein, producing the protein MDEHRYVSAIGASGRYFTDQHGAPIFVFGDSPWAGMSRWSPEQAKLYFADREARGFNASIVSLVGAPDNGGIDGEGRTFDGILPFDGGDVTRWNESYWQRVDEYVRAACAHGNTLFLYPIDGWNVSNVFKHATLDDTRRYGAMVAQRYGHFPNIVWMTGGDHFPSDLPGRHDSPPEHDAKFEQVRQGIRSTGDARPFSIQLGYPTSQSTDSPMWAPHADFNFVYTYLPTYRAVLDAYQRDRMPALLSEANYEGENNLPGTPVTDDEVLRRQMAWAVTSGSPGYFYGSDDWEFHPGWEGRLDTPAVAQLGRLRQFFELLDWPALVPDESAEVIIGGRGEPVGAGAEVGIMGSDHVTAARGGGSLVAYVPTTRTLAVDPAKLAQPTARWVDPADATAPAVEVAVDPSGELTTPGRNSAGGQDWLLVLRLPA; encoded by the coding sequence ATGGACGAGCACAGGTACGTCAGCGCGATCGGCGCGAGCGGCCGGTACTTCACCGACCAGCACGGTGCCCCGATCTTCGTGTTCGGGGACTCGCCGTGGGCGGGGATGAGCCGCTGGTCCCCCGAGCAGGCGAAGCTCTACTTCGCCGACCGCGAGGCCAGGGGTTTCAACGCCTCGATCGTGTCGTTGGTCGGCGCTCCGGACAACGGCGGGATCGACGGGGAGGGCCGGACGTTCGACGGGATCCTCCCGTTCGACGGCGGAGACGTGACCCGGTGGAACGAGTCGTACTGGCAGCGCGTCGACGAGTACGTGCGGGCGGCGTGCGCGCACGGGAACACGCTGTTCCTCTACCCGATCGACGGCTGGAACGTCAGCAACGTCTTCAAGCACGCGACGCTGGACGACACCCGCCGCTACGGCGCGATGGTCGCCCAGCGGTACGGCCACTTCCCGAACATCGTCTGGATGACCGGCGGCGACCACTTCCCGAGCGACCTTCCGGGCCGCCACGACTCGCCGCCGGAGCACGACGCGAAGTTCGAGCAGGTGCGCCAAGGCATCCGGTCGACGGGGGACGCCCGGCCGTTCTCCATCCAGCTCGGCTACCCCACGTCGCAGTCGACGGACAGCCCGATGTGGGCGCCGCACGCCGACTTCAACTTCGTCTACACCTACCTGCCCACGTACCGGGCCGTGCTCGATGCGTACCAGCGCGACCGGATGCCCGCGCTGCTGTCCGAGGCGAACTACGAGGGCGAGAACAACCTGCCCGGCACACCGGTGACCGATGACGAGGTGCTGCGCAGGCAGATGGCGTGGGCGGTGACGTCGGGCTCGCCCGGCTACTTCTACGGCTCCGACGACTGGGAGTTCCACCCGGGCTGGGAAGGGCGGCTCGACACGCCGGCGGTGGCACAGCTGGGGCGGTTGCGGCAGTTCTTCGAGTTGCTCGACTGGCCGGCGCTCGTGCCGGACGAGTCGGCCGAGGTCATCATCGGTGGGCGCGGCGAGCCGGTCGGCGCAGGCGCCGAGGTCGGGATCATGGGCAGCGACCACGTCACCGCGGCCCGGGGCGGCGGCTCGCTGGTGGCCTATGTGCCGACCACGCGCACGCTGGCCGTCGACCCCGCGAAGCTCGCGCAGCCCACGGCCCGCTGGGTCGATCCGGCGGACGCAACCGCCCCGGCGGTGGAGGTCGCCGTAGATCCCTCCGGCGAGCTCACCACCCCGGGCCGGAACTCCGCGGGCGGCCAGGACTGGCTGCTCGTGCTCCGGCTGCCGGCGTAG